ATTCGCTCATACTGAAAAATCAGTATACTACTCTCTTCCTACTAAAGATATCAGAAATGAACAACTTTTTTGTTCTTGTTAACAAATTTGTCGATTTTACACCTTAAATGTGTGAATTTTTTCTCACAAATCGCTTGCATGCTTGATATTTGTACTTCGTAATCTTTACACATCAAGTCACAAAATAAAACCCTTTGCAGTCCCGTTGAACAGTGTCAACGAATCCGCAAAGGGCTTTATTGACTGGATTCCGGGAACTTATCCAGTCTTATTATGAACGAATTAACGCAGGATTATAATCAATCGGCGCCTTCGTCTTCCCGGCGTGTATGAACAAGGCCAATCGCTTTGGCAATAACGTAAATAAACACACTACCTACAAGGAATCCAATACCAACCATCAAGCCAAGATTACGATCATTAAATTCGTTCAGATTGATCAGACACATGATCACTCCCGTAATGAGTGCGACCCATGCCAGAACTGTCATCGTCAAGACGGCGCGCCGCATATTTTTGTCTTTGCGCTCCAATTGGCTGACCATTGCTGTCTTCGATGCCATAGTAAACACTTCCTTTTCCCTTTTTGTAAGTGCTTTCCTTATACCAATATACCACATCAGTATGATTTTTAGTCAACAAATGTTCAAATTTTATTCGCAATTTGGACACTTTATTTTCATTTCTACCGTTGACAAAACATTTTTCGATTCATTCATACTTCTTATAACCCAAAAAACGTCTCTTCATAACAGGAACTGCACTTGACCTTATGAAACCTTTATGAACTACTCATTTCCAACGGTAAAAATACAAAAAAAAGACGACACATTGGAATACTCCAATGTTACCGTCGTTCTCAGCTTTAATAAGGGAACCATATATAATGAGGACCTGCTCTACCCTTAAATCCTGCCACCCAAACTATTGGGGATTATGTTCGTTCCGTGTCTCTAACCAATTATTCTTGATGACGTTCTGATACCAGTAATAACTCTCCTTCGGTGTTCTCACGAGTGAACGATAGTCCACATGAACAAGACCAAAACGCATACGGTAGCCTTCTGCCCACTCGAAATTATCCATCAGTGACCATGCCATGTACCCTTTCAGGTTAATCCCGTCATTAATGATGCGGTGAATTTGAGCCAAATGCTGCTCATAATATGAAATCCGGCGATCATCGTTAATTTTTCCGTTCTCCAGGTCATCATTGATGCAGGCACCATTCTCTGTGATATATACATCCACATTGCCGTACTTTTGCAAGTAATGCATAAATTCATACAAACCACGTGATTCCACAGGCCAGCCAATATCAGTTTTGGTGAGGCCCATATCAACTTCTTCCGATTGCAGAGCACCTGCCTCCGGATTGAAGCGATTGATCCCCATCGTGTAATAGTTAATGCCGAGCAGATCGATCGGTTGCGAGATAATCTCCATATCGCCTTCCTGAATTGGTACGGTAGCACCCGCTTCTGCAAACCAATCCACCATAAACTGCGGGTACGAGCCTTTGTAGATCGGGTCAAGGAACCAGTCGGTATTGAGCGCGATTGATCTATCACACGCAGCTTGATCCTCAGGAGATTTGCTGTACGGCTCAGCCCAGCATACGTTCGGAGCAATACCAATCTGACCGGTTGTACCCAAACGACGGAAGGATTGAACAGCTTTACCGTGAGCGACCAGCAATCCATGAGCAACATTAATTGACGTCTGCAGGTCTTTGTTTCCTGGCGCATGAATCCCGAGAAGGTTCGACAGGAACGCGATGCACCATGGTTCGTTGAATGTCAGCCAGAAGTTGATTTTGCCAGAGAATTCTTTGAAGATCACTTCGGCATATTTCACAAA
This Paenibacillus xylanexedens DNA region includes the following protein-coding sequences:
- a CDS encoding GH1 family beta-glucosidase, with protein sequence MTIFKFPQDFRWGTATASYQIEGAAQEGGRGVSIWDTFARTPGKVYNGDNGDVACDSYHRYEEDIELMKKLGINTYRFSIAWPRIIPDGDGEINREGLDFYHRFVDALLEAGIEPFLTLYHWDLPQTLEDDGGWGNRRTVDAFVKYAEVIFKEFSGKINFWLTFNEPWCIAFLSNLLGIHAPGNKDLQTSINVAHGLLVAHGKAVQSFRRLGTTGQIGIAPNVCWAEPYSKSPEDQAACDRSIALNTDWFLDPIYKGSYPQFMVDWFAEAGATVPIQEGDMEIISQPIDLLGINYYTMGINRFNPEAGALQSEEVDMGLTKTDIGWPVESRGLYEFMHYLQKYGNVDVYITENGACINDDLENGKINDDRRISYYEQHLAQIHRIINDGINLKGYMAWSLMDNFEWAEGYRMRFGLVHVDYRSLVRTPKESYYWYQNVIKNNWLETRNEHNPQ